Proteins found in one Aneurinibacillus uraniidurans genomic segment:
- a CDS encoding helix-turn-helix domain-containing protein produces MKISDYLMTLAEEIDFQVCTNRGYVITPNCVRRCIRVPKEEKLVLFEIYSHYNNEKGYASPTQQTLALYLGISTSTVSKHLKSLEQKGFIKSRGGKGRSNIYFPSFDLKNNFNHGFSPSS; encoded by the coding sequence GTGAAAATATCGGATTACTTGATGACACTTGCTGAGGAGATTGATTTTCAGGTTTGTACTAATAGAGGATATGTAATTACACCAAATTGTGTAAGAAGGTGTATACGGGTTCCAAAAGAGGAGAAACTAGTTCTTTTCGAGATATACAGTCATTATAACAATGAAAAAGGGTATGCTTCTCCAACCCAACAAACATTAGCCTTATACCTAGGGATTTCTACTTCAACGGTCAGCAAACATCTGAAAAGCTTAGAGCAAAAAGGATTTATCAAAAGCCGAGGGGGGAAAGGAAGGTCCAACATCTATTTTCCATCCTTTGATTTGAAGAATAACTTTAATCATGGATTTTCCCCATCATCGTAA
- a CDS encoding helix-turn-helix domain-containing protein, producing the protein MLKEEDVIRYIEMARAREKVENPKIELKREWWKLEGVEGQEEFIKDVAAMVNTPGEDGYFIIGIDEENGELYDAPFPSEGKYNDPAKLGQLVYRKIQEPMTIESYPYIVEGRTIYVLEVPRSFNKPHIIKQHKNIQNFIPIRKSTGTRPADKFDLDLMYLERNKIVVPPYRLDVHVANPTNISFNGVDEGKANWTCIINVLNTGININMIVSGELVLLEDSTEIAVLQHTNYFIPGQTERWNRIKDNTYIKIPPNDIVRANIGFCFENYSIRDYAATLLVEGSLKGYMRLTDVSGNIIRTKEVKLT; encoded by the coding sequence TTGTTAAAGGAAGAAGATGTTATAAGGTATATCGAGATGGCTAGAGCTAGAGAAAAAGTAGAAAACCCAAAGATTGAGTTAAAGAGAGAATGGTGGAAGCTAGAGGGGGTGGAAGGACAAGAGGAGTTTATTAAAGATGTAGCAGCTATGGTTAATACACCTGGTGAAGATGGATACTTCATAATTGGTATAGATGAGGAAAATGGAGAACTATATGATGCCCCTTTTCCTAGCGAGGGGAAATATAATGACCCAGCTAAATTAGGACAATTAGTATACAGAAAAATTCAAGAGCCGATGACTATAGAAAGCTATCCATACATTGTAGAAGGTCGTACAATATATGTACTAGAAGTACCTCGTTCTTTCAACAAGCCCCATATTATTAAACAACATAAGAACATACAAAATTTTATACCAATACGGAAATCTACGGGGACTCGTCCAGCAGATAAATTTGATTTAGATTTAATGTATTTAGAAAGAAATAAAATTGTTGTTCCTCCGTACAGATTAGATGTACATGTTGCTAATCCTACTAACATTTCTTTTAACGGGGTTGATGAAGGAAAGGCAAATTGGACTTGTATAATAAATGTTTTAAACACGGGTATCAATATTAATATGATTGTAAGTGGTGAATTAGTTTTATTAGAAGATTCAACTGAAATCGCAGTTCTACAACATACTAATTATTTTATTCCAGGTCAAACAGAGCGGTGGAATAGAATTAAAGATAATACCTATATAAAAATACCACCTAATGATATTGTACGAGCAAACATTGGTTTTTGTTTTGAGAACTATTCAATTAGGGACTATGCGGCAACTTTACTTGTTGAAGGAAGCCTGAAAGGCTATATGAGATTAACGGATGTATCAGGGAACATAATTCGTACAAAAGAAGTAAAGTTGACCTAA